A section of the Microbulbifer pacificus genome encodes:
- a CDS encoding DUF885 domain-containing protein, whose protein sequence is MKQLMTVFTLATLLCACGEKSGQTNDAIDENGGSDISTLSSEASQTTADVHPHSNADQSLQALSNQMIERMWHLFPSWAISNGYYKVAEMLEVPDKHYRQQVLGFAREYRNHFSRIKQDELDVNERTDLALINNFLDETIWNLTQFKSFEWDPSQYNVSHGFALILNTDYAPLDDRLRTFSNRMQNVPAYYVAAEKSLRNPAAPQLVLAIQQNEGAKSVFGEDLEQKLAASGLSDQEKELFNIRLDASRKAIEEYIVLLQTLQAQMDNADSFSDFRIGEKRYEEKFHYDIQIGMSGEELYRRALREKDRLHLKMDELANRLWPKYFADEPRPKDVLVKISKVLEKLSEHHATKESFKAEVEKQIPQLVAFVKEKDLLSLDEEKPLVVRTTPPYMQGFAVASINAPGPYDKGANTYYNVMPVAEMPDNRAESFLREYNTYLMQILNIHEAIPGHYTQLVYANQSPSLIKNILGNGAMIEGWAVYAERMMLEAGYGDFSPELWMMYYKWNLRTVVNTILDYSVQVKGMEESAALELLMKQGFQQQAEAMGKWRRATLSQVQLTSYFAGYMDIMALREEIKQLLGDQFNLKQFHEQFLSYGNAPVPVIRELMLADIKKKN, encoded by the coding sequence ATGAAACAATTGATGACTGTCTTTACCCTGGCCACGCTGCTCTGCGCTTGTGGCGAAAAAAGCGGGCAAACGAACGACGCAATTGATGAAAACGGCGGCAGCGATATCAGCACGCTGTCATCTGAAGCCTCGCAAACCACCGCGGACGTTCATCCCCACAGCAACGCCGATCAATCGTTGCAGGCCCTCAGCAACCAGATGATCGAGCGCATGTGGCACCTGTTTCCGTCCTGGGCCATCAGCAACGGTTATTACAAGGTCGCGGAAATGCTTGAGGTTCCCGACAAGCACTACCGCCAGCAGGTGCTTGGATTTGCCCGCGAATATCGCAACCATTTTTCCCGTATCAAGCAGGACGAGCTGGACGTCAATGAGCGCACCGACCTGGCTCTGATCAATAATTTCCTCGACGAAACGATCTGGAATCTCACCCAATTCAAGTCGTTTGAATGGGACCCGAGCCAATACAACGTTTCCCACGGTTTTGCCCTGATCCTCAATACGGACTATGCACCGCTGGATGACCGCCTGCGCACCTTCAGCAACCGTATGCAAAATGTGCCGGCCTACTACGTGGCTGCAGAAAAATCCCTGCGCAATCCCGCCGCACCACAGCTGGTGCTTGCGATCCAGCAAAATGAAGGTGCGAAGTCGGTATTCGGTGAGGATCTGGAACAAAAACTGGCGGCCAGCGGCTTATCCGACCAGGAAAAAGAATTGTTTAATATTCGACTGGACGCCAGTCGCAAGGCCATTGAAGAGTACATTGTGCTGCTGCAGACCCTGCAAGCGCAGATGGACAATGCGGACAGTTTCAGCGATTTCCGTATCGGCGAGAAACGCTATGAAGAGAAGTTCCACTACGACATACAGATTGGCATGAGCGGCGAGGAACTATACCGGCGGGCGCTGCGGGAAAAAGATCGCCTGCATCTGAAAATGGATGAACTCGCGAACAGGCTGTGGCCAAAATACTTCGCCGATGAACCTCGTCCAAAGGATGTCCTGGTCAAGATATCCAAGGTGCTGGAGAAACTTTCCGAACACCACGCTACCAAGGAGAGCTTCAAGGCCGAGGTGGAAAAGCAGATTCCGCAGCTGGTGGCCTTCGTCAAGGAAAAAGACCTGTTGTCGCTGGACGAGGAAAAGCCGCTGGTGGTCCGCACCACCCCACCTTACATGCAGGGCTTTGCGGTGGCCTCCATCAATGCCCCCGGCCCCTACGACAAGGGCGCCAACACCTACTACAACGTGATGCCGGTAGCAGAGATGCCGGACAATCGCGCGGAGAGTTTTCTGCGTGAGTACAACACCTACCTCATGCAGATCCTCAACATTCACGAGGCCATTCCCGGGCACTACACCCAGCTGGTGTACGCGAACCAGTCCCCTAGCCTGATCAAGAATATTCTCGGCAACGGCGCCATGATCGAAGGCTGGGCAGTCTATGCGGAACGTATGATGCTGGAGGCAGGCTACGGTGATTTTTCACCGGAACTTTGGATGATGTACTACAAGTGGAACCTGCGCACCGTGGTCAATACCATCCTGGATTACTCGGTTCAGGTAAAAGGCATGGAGGAAAGCGCCGCTCTGGAGCTGCTGATGAAGCAGGGCTTCCAGCAGCAGGCGGAGGCCATGGGCAAGTGGCGCCGCGCCACACTGAGTCAGGTTCAACTCACCAGCTATTTCGCGGGCTATATGGACATCATGGCCCTGCGCGAGGAAATCAAGCAGCTACTCGGTGACCAATTCAACCTGAAGCAGTTTCACGAGCAATTCCTCAGCTACGGTAATGCACCGGTGCCGGTAATCCGTGAGTTGATGCTGGCGGACATCAAAAAGAAGAACTGA
- a CDS encoding 4a-hydroxytetrahydrobiopterin dehydratase, giving the protein MTELAAQACEACRADAPLVSDEELAQLIREIPDWTPVVRDGVMQLERVFKFRNFKQALAFTNRVGAIAEEVGHHPALLTEWGKVTVTWWSHEAGGLHKNDFIMAARTDKQLDAE; this is encoded by the coding sequence ATGACAGAACTCGCAGCACAGGCATGCGAAGCCTGCAGGGCGGATGCGCCGCTGGTATCCGATGAAGAACTGGCGCAGCTGATCCGGGAAATTCCCGACTGGACGCCGGTTGTGCGGGATGGCGTGATGCAGCTTGAGCGGGTATTCAAATTCCGCAATTTCAAACAGGCGTTGGCATTTACTAACCGTGTAGGTGCCATTGCCGAAGAGGTTGGCCATCATCCGGCGCTGCTGACAGAGTGGGGCAAGGTGACGGTAACCTGGTGGAGCCATGAAGCCGGCGGTCTGCACAAGAACGATTTCATCATGGCGGCCCGCACCGACAAGCAGCTTGACGCCGAGTAA
- a CDS encoding DUF1272 domain-containing protein — protein MKASCERCSMKLGLSDQAFICSYECTFCPDCSETLRHVCPNCQGNLVMRPLRRTSPTEVPRTRFKAKLETILS, from the coding sequence ATGAAAGCCAGCTGCGAACGCTGCAGCATGAAATTGGGCCTTTCCGACCAAGCCTTTATCTGTTCTTACGAATGTACTTTCTGCCCCGACTGCAGTGAGACACTGCGACACGTCTGCCCCAATTGCCAGGGCAATCTGGTGATGCGCCCACTGCGTCGTACTTCCCCGACGGAAGTGCCGAGAACCAGATTCAAGGCCAAGCTGGAAACGATTCTTTCGTGA